From the Rhinolophus sinicus isolate RSC01 linkage group LG02, ASM3656204v1, whole genome shotgun sequence genome, one window contains:
- the CCDC38 gene encoding coiled-coil domain-containing protein 38 isoform X1 encodes MSPRFSPIPLTSEEKAKDDSLKKERPYRIFFKDLFLYKEDEMTRKKENFSNRNMKVHQKSTFSSRMKSRSHLSQIVFYSDTAGGSLEKFELDPTLILRLTEGADTKKTVHEFINDQRDRFLLEYALSTKRNTITKYDKYIATKERQLLKAETKLQEDAMAFEEFLRENDQRSVDALKIAAQETINKLQMMAELKKASMEVQAVKSEISKTEFLLREYMKYGFFLLKLSPKHWQIQQALKRAKMSKSKESMSGSLAKRLTKLNTKKKQSSGEGTRGTSFIEDRPLGRGSQGKPSRKPTVIPESKKSSLSKLREEKMKEKQRHQEERLKAALERAVAQPKKKLGRRLVYRSKPPSSDKHELLLIKDTKTKSVEDEYFFT; translated from the exons ATGTCACCACGTTTTTCACCGATACCATTGACTTCTGAAG aaaaagcaaaagatgaCTCACTCAAAAAGGAAAGGCCATACAGGATCTTTTTTAAAGATCTCTTTCTTTACAAAGAAGATGAAATGACAAGGAAAAAG GAAAATTTTTCGAACCGCAACATGAAAGTCCACCAAAAGTCTACTTTCTCATCCCGAATGAAGAGTCGTTCACACCTGAGCCAAATAGTGTTTTACTCTGACACAGCAGGTGGATCACTTGAAAAATTTGAGCTAGATCCCACTCTTATTCTCAGATTAACAGAAG gTGCAGACACAAAAAAGACTGTCCACGAATTCATTAATGACCAAAGAGACAGGTTTCTGCTTGAG TATGCTCTGTCAACCAAAAGAAATACAATCACAAAGTATGATAAATACATAGCAACGAAGGAACGGCAACTCCTGAAAGCAGAAACAAAGCTCCAGGAAGATGCAATGGCCTTTGAAGAATTCCTTCGAGAAAATGACCAGAGATCTGTAGACGCCCTTAAAAT TGCTGCACAAGAAACTATAAACAAACTCCAAATGATGGCAGAGCTAAAGAAAGCAAGTATGGAGGTACAGGCAGTGAAAAG TGAAATATCAAAAACAGAATTCCTCCTTAGAGAGTATATGAAATACGGATTTTTTCTGCTAAAATTGTCTCCAAAACATTGGCAAATCCAGCAAGCGCTGAAAAGGGCGAAGATGTCAAAGAGTAAAGAAAGTATGAGTGGCAGTCTTGCAAAAAGATTAACAA aattaaatacaaagaaaaaacagagcaGTGGTGAGGGCACCAGGGGGACATCATTTATAGAAGACCGTCCTCTGGGAAGAGGGAGCCAAG GAAAACCATCCAGGAAACCCACTGTCATCCCAGAGTCTAAGAAATCATCCTTATCAAA GTTGcgtgaagaaaaaatgaaagaaaaacaaagacaccaGGAGGAAAGGCTAAAAGCTGCTCTTGAAAGAGCAGTAGCACAACCAAAGAAAAAG
- the CCDC38 gene encoding coiled-coil domain-containing protein 38 isoform X3: MSPRFSPIPLTSEEKAKDDSLKKERPYRIFFKDLFLYKEDEMTRKKENFSNRNMKVHQKSTFSSRMKSRSHLSQIVFYSDTAGGSLEKFELDPTLILRLTEGADTKKTVHEFINDQRDRFLLEYALSTKRNTITKYDKYIATKERQLLKAETKLQEDAMAFEEFLRENDQRSVDALKIAAQETINKLQMMAELKKASMEVQAVKSEISKTEFLLREYMKYGFFLLKLSPKHWQIQQALKRAKMSKSKESMSGSLAKRLTKLNTKKKQSSGEGTRGTSFIEDRPLGRGSQGKPSRKPTVIPESKKSSLSKYSTYLINSLGNCECLLANIFFGLSSMYSIYSHPL, encoded by the exons ATGTCACCACGTTTTTCACCGATACCATTGACTTCTGAAG aaaaagcaaaagatgaCTCACTCAAAAAGGAAAGGCCATACAGGATCTTTTTTAAAGATCTCTTTCTTTACAAAGAAGATGAAATGACAAGGAAAAAG GAAAATTTTTCGAACCGCAACATGAAAGTCCACCAAAAGTCTACTTTCTCATCCCGAATGAAGAGTCGTTCACACCTGAGCCAAATAGTGTTTTACTCTGACACAGCAGGTGGATCACTTGAAAAATTTGAGCTAGATCCCACTCTTATTCTCAGATTAACAGAAG gTGCAGACACAAAAAAGACTGTCCACGAATTCATTAATGACCAAAGAGACAGGTTTCTGCTTGAG TATGCTCTGTCAACCAAAAGAAATACAATCACAAAGTATGATAAATACATAGCAACGAAGGAACGGCAACTCCTGAAAGCAGAAACAAAGCTCCAGGAAGATGCAATGGCCTTTGAAGAATTCCTTCGAGAAAATGACCAGAGATCTGTAGACGCCCTTAAAAT TGCTGCACAAGAAACTATAAACAAACTCCAAATGATGGCAGAGCTAAAGAAAGCAAGTATGGAGGTACAGGCAGTGAAAAG TGAAATATCAAAAACAGAATTCCTCCTTAGAGAGTATATGAAATACGGATTTTTTCTGCTAAAATTGTCTCCAAAACATTGGCAAATCCAGCAAGCGCTGAAAAGGGCGAAGATGTCAAAGAGTAAAGAAAGTATGAGTGGCAGTCTTGCAAAAAGATTAACAA aattaaatacaaagaaaaaacagagcaGTGGTGAGGGCACCAGGGGGACATCATTTATAGAAGACCGTCCTCTGGGAAGAGGGAGCCAAG GAAAACCATCCAGGAAACCCACTGTCATCCCAGAGTCTAAGAAATCATCCTTATCAAAGTACAGTACATACTTAATTAACTCTCTTGGAAATTGTGAATGTCTTTTAGCAAATATCTTTTTTGGCCTTTCTTCAATGTATAGCATATACTCACACCCATTGTAA